A window of Lytechinus pictus isolate F3 Inbred chromosome 7, Lp3.0, whole genome shotgun sequence contains these coding sequences:
- the LOC129264483 gene encoding ATP-binding cassette sub-family B member 10, mitochondrial-like, producing MYLLGTSTFMHRLPVYGKCIISNSMNRTKQCLDCCHKCIPSRIFPGKAIAIPHSSFTPARVFCTCRIFPRTIKQYYLSTLRPSRWSALVGTSRRTFHSSSVRRNGFRRADSTKNEPIPSLTVPKRSEIWRLLSLAEPEKYRLAVAIGLLLISSTVTIAVPFALGKVIDTIYNTSSEEGSRDDMMKRLTRLCTFLAGVFLVGAAANFGRVYLMQTSGQRIIKRLREMLFKSVVAQEIGFFDKTSTGELINRLSTDTSKIGQSLTSNISDGLRSTVQVIGGIGMMFYSSAQLATVVISIVPPFSVVAILYGRYVRSLSRKVQDSLATATQVAEERISSIRTVRAFSHEKREEAAYSDRVEGVFQLTKKEAFASGLFFGAMGLSGNLIIMTVLYNGGLMMTESQITVGDLSAFLLYAAYVGISIGGLSNFYAELMKGIGASTRLWELVDRKPSIPLSSGLKLDITQLKGAIDFNNLHFSYPMRRDMPIFTDLTLSVEAGSVMAVVGASGSGKSSLGALLLRYYDPIEGSITLDGKDTTILSPEWLRHQIGTVSQEPTLFSCSIRENISYGAVDPDDVSMEMIEEAAKTANAHNFIKSFPNQYETVVGERGLMLSGGQRQRIALARAVLKNPKILLLDEATSALDAESEYLVQEALERLMVGRTVITIAHRLSTIKNADMIAVLDSGRIAETGAYEELMRIPDGLFRKLVERQTVMN from the exons ATGTATCTCCTGGGCACTTCCACCTTTATGCATCGGTTACCCGTCTATGGCAAATGCATCATCTCAAATAGTATGAACAGGACAAAACAATGCCTTGATTGTTGCCATAAATGTATTCCCTCAAGGATATTCCCAGGAAAGGCAATAGCGATTCCCCATTCGTCTTTCACACCAGCAAGGGTCTTCTGCACTTGCAGGATTTTCCCAAGGACTATAAAGCAGTACTACTTGTCAACACTGAGACCTTCAAGATGGAGTGCCCTAGTCGGTACTTCCAGGAGAACTTTTCACTCCTCGTCAGTCAGAAGAAACGGGTTCAGGAGAGCAGACTCGACCAAGAATGAACCTATCCCTAGTTTGACGGTTCCAAAGAGATCGGAAATCTGGAGGTTGCTGTCCTTAGCAGAACCTGAGAAATATAGACTTGCCG TTGCTATTGGACTCCTACTCATATCCAGTACTGTCACTATAGCAGTGCCCTTTGCCCTTGGCAAAGTTATAGACACCATCTACAATACATCGAGCGAAGAGGGCAGCAGAGATGATATGATGAAGAGGTTAACTAGGTTGTGTACGTTCTTGGCGGGGGTCTTCCTGGTCGGCGCAGCTGCCAATTTTGGGCGTGTCTACCTCATGCAGACATCAG GTCAAAGAATCATCAAACGACTGAGGGAGATGTTGTTCAAGTCTGTAGTTGCCCAGGAGATTGGTTTCTTTGACAAGACGTCTACAGGAGAACTCATCAACAGACTGTCCACTGATACATCCAAGATCGGCCAATCACTCACATCTAACATTTCCGATGGTCTAAGGTCAACAGTGCAGGTCATTGGAGGCATAGGCATGATG TTTTATTCATCGGCTCAGCTGGCTACTGTAGTAATATCAATAGTACCCCCATTCTCCGTTGTTGCCATTCTCTACGGGAGATACGTACGCTCACTATCCAGGAAGGTCCAAGACTCTTTAGCAACTGCGACACAG GTAGCAGAGGAAAGAATTAGCAGTATACGAACTGTGAGGGCGTTCTCCCATGAGAAACGAGAGGAGGCTGCTTACAGCGACAGAGTAGAAGGTGTCTTTCAACTCACAAAGAAAGAGGCATTTGCGAGTGGATTATTCTTCGGTGCA ATGGGTTTATCTGGTAATCTTATCATCATGACTGTCCTTTATAATGGAGGTCTGATGATGACAGAATCACAGATTACTGTAGGGGATCTCTCTGCATTCCTTCTTTATGCTGCCTATGTTGGAATATCAATCGGGG GATTAAGTAATTTCTATGCAGAACTGATGAAAGGGATTGGAGCTAGCACCAGGCTTTGGGAGCTTGTTGACAGAAAACCTTCTATACCACTTTCAA GTGGTCTTAAATTGGACATAACTCAACTCAAAGGGGCAATAGACTTTAACAACCTACACTTCTCCTATCCAATGCGCCGCGATATGCCCATCTTCACGGACTTGACTTTATCTGTGGAAGCGGGATCAGTGATGGCTGTTGTAGGGGCCAGTGGATCAGGGAAGTCTAGTCTTGGGGCTCTCCTGTTAAGGTACTATGACCCCATTGAAG GTTCCATTACATTAGATGGAAAGGACACCACTATATTGAGTCCAGAATGGCTGAGACATCAAATTGGAACTGTTAGTCAG GAGCCGACACTCTTTTCATGCAGTATCAGGGAGAACATATCCTATGGAGCTGTCGATCCAGATGACGTTTCCATGGAGATGATAGAGGAGGCGGCTAAGACAGCCAATGCCCACAACTTCATCAAATCATTCCCGAATCAGTATGAAACGGTTGTCGGAGAGAGGGGTCTCATGCTCTCGG GTGGTCAAAGACAAAGAATAGCCTTGGCTAGAGCAGTACTGAAGAATCCTAAAATATTACTTTTAGATGAAGCTACAAg TGCCTTAGATGCCGAGAGTGAGTATCTGGTCCAGGAAGCCCTTGAGAGGTTGATGGTTGGGAGGACAGTCATCACCATCGCCCATCGCTTGTCAACCATCAAGAACGCAGACATGATAGCCGTCCTGGATTCTGGTCGGATCGCAGAGACGGGTGCGTACGAGGAGCTGATGAGGATACCAGACGGGTTGTTCAGGAAACTGGTAGAGCGGCAAACTGTCATGAACTGA